A single region of the Phalacrocorax carbo chromosome 4, bPhaCar2.1, whole genome shotgun sequence genome encodes:
- the LOC104041813 gene encoding cytochrome c oxidase assembly protein COX18, mitochondrial: protein MRPPPHPTPYEGGARAPGPLAMWRLARGWGSRGAAVGGARGRPLTVAAAASGDGGSWYEGLAHSAPVQWAEEGLVALQAATGLPWWAAIVGGAALLRTAVTLPLAAHQGRLLAKLENLQPEIKKLAERLRYEVSVRGKQLGWSEKVARFHFKKNLRRIITDLYVRDNCHPFKATLVVWVQIPLWVCVSLALRNCSIGTTDSKVQQQFSAGGALWFTDLTTPDSTWILPVSLGLMNLLIVEIFASQKMKVSRFQKFATNFFRVVSIIMIPVAATVPSSMALYWLSSSFVGLLHNLLLRSPTFRRLCCIPRTKADSDTPYRDIVSALTTKYSFKK, encoded by the exons ATGCgccctccaccccaccccaccccataTGAGGGCGGGGCGCGCGCGCCGGGACCGTTGGCCATGTGGCGGCTGGCGCGGGGTTGGGGGTCGCGTGGCGCGGCCGTTGGCGGCGCGCGGGGTCGGCCGTTAACGGTCGCGGCGGCAGCGAGCGGCGATGGTGGCAGCTGGTACGAGGGTCTGGCGCATTCGGCGCCCGTGCAGTGGGCGGAGGAGGGGCTGGTGGCGCTGCAGGCGGCCACGGGGCTGCCGTGGTGGGCCGCCATCGTGGGCGGCGCCGCCCTGCTCCGCACCGCCGTCACCCTGCCGCTCGCCGCCCACCAGGGCCGCCTCCTGGCCAAG TTGGAAAATTTGCAGCCTGAGATTAAAAAACTAGCTGAGCGTCTTCGCTATGAAGTTTCCGTTCGTGGAAAGCAACTGGGTTGGTCTGAAAAGGTGGCCAG gtTCCACTTTAAGAAAAACCTACGGAGGATTATTACGGACCTGTACGTTCGAGACAACTGCCATCCCTTCAAAGCCACTTTAGTGGTGTGGGTACAGATTCCACTGTGGGTTTGCGTGTCCCTCGCTTTGCGCAACTGCAGTATTGGCACCACCGACTCGAAAG TTCAGCAACAGTTTTCAGCCGGCGGAGCATTGTGGTTTACAGACCTCACAACACCAGATTCTACGTGGATTTTGCCAGTTTCACTGGGACTTATGAATTTGCTGATCGTGGAG ATCTTTGCTTcacaaaaaatgaaagtttCCAGATTCCAGAAGTTTGCAACGAATTTCTTTAGAGTGGTGTCAATCATAATGATCCCTGTTGCTGCAACCGTCCCCTCT TCCATGGCGTTGTACTGGCTGTCCTCCAGCTTCGTGGGACTCTTGCACAACCTGTTGCTGCGTTCTCCGACTTTTCGTCGACTGTGTTGCATACCAAGGACCAAAGCTGACTCGGATACTCCTTACAGAGATATTGTGTCTGCCTTGACTACCAAATACAGTTTTAAGAAATGA